Proteins encoded in a region of the Chryseobacterium piperi genome:
- a CDS encoding enoyl-CoA hydratase/isomerase family protein: MYTQLDIETHFDGKLKIAYLNQPESLNALTKPSLADLKDFIKSCNEDDTVRCVAISGRGRAFCSGQNLDDAFVQGNEHHDNDIIRKIVVDYYNPLVTEITHCRKPVIALVNGPAVGAGAMLALICDFVLANDKSYFAQAFSNIGLIPDTGGTYFLPKLLGRQLANYLAFTGKKLYAEEAKSYGLVAEVFAEEEFNSKSMEILERLSNMPTAAIKLTKKAFAHSYNNTLKEQLELEGDLQQEAAETEDFIEGVNAFLQKRKPNYKGK; this comes from the coding sequence ATGTATACACAACTTGATATCGAAACGCATTTTGACGGGAAGCTTAAAATTGCATACCTTAATCAACCAGAATCTTTAAATGCACTGACAAAACCATCCTTGGCAGATTTAAAAGACTTTATTAAATCTTGCAATGAAGATGATACGGTAAGATGTGTAGCGATTTCCGGAAGGGGAAGAGCATTCTGCTCGGGTCAGAATTTAGATGATGCTTTCGTACAAGGTAATGAGCATCATGATAATGATATCATCAGAAAAATCGTTGTAGATTATTATAATCCATTGGTGACAGAGATTACTCATTGCAGAAAACCTGTTATAGCATTGGTAAATGGTCCCGCAGTAGGCGCAGGGGCTATGTTAGCTCTAATCTGTGACTTTGTATTGGCAAATGACAAATCATACTTTGCTCAGGCGTTTTCAAATATCGGGTTGATCCCGGATACAGGAGGTACTTACTTCTTACCAAAACTATTAGGAAGACAGCTTGCTAATTATTTAGCCTTTACAGGAAAGAAACTGTATGCAGAAGAAGCAAAATCTTATGGATTGGTAGCTGAGGTTTTTGCAGAAGAAGAGTTTAACTCGAAATCAATGGAGATTTTAGAGAGACTTTCGAATATGCCTACAGCAGCAATTAAATTAACTAAAAAAGCTTTTGCTCATTCCTATAATAATACACTGAAAGAGCAATTGGAATTGGAAGGTGATCTACAGCAAGAAGCTGCTGAAACAGAAGATTTCATAGAAGGGGTAAATGCCTTTTTACAGAAAAGAAAACCTAATTACAAGGGAAAATAA
- the paaD gene encoding 1,2-phenylacetyl-CoA epoxidase subunit PaaD has product MNDLLNILSQVPDPEIPVINIVELGIVRDAKATGKNACEVVITPTYSACPAMFTIEEDITKIMKENGWDAKVVTKMFPIWTTDWLTDEAREKLREYGITPPEKGADEHHIGKPKQCPRCGSMNSKQISRFGSTLCKASYQCLDCLEPFDYFKCH; this is encoded by the coding sequence ATGAACGATTTATTAAATATATTATCCCAAGTTCCGGATCCTGAAATTCCAGTGATCAATATAGTGGAATTAGGTATTGTAAGAGATGCAAAAGCTACCGGCAAAAATGCTTGTGAAGTAGTGATTACACCAACTTACTCTGCCTGTCCTGCCATGTTTACTATTGAAGAGGATATCACGAAGATCATGAAGGAGAACGGTTGGGATGCGAAAGTAGTAACCAAGATGTTTCCTATCTGGACAACTGACTGGTTAACAGATGAAGCGAGAGAGAAACTTCGTGAATATGGAATCACGCCTCCTGAGAAAGGAGCAGATGAACATCATATCGGAAAACCGAAACAATGTCCGCGTTGTGGTTCTATGAATTCAAAACAGATCAGTAGGTTTGGCTCTACTTTGTGTAAGGCTTCTTATCAATGTTTAGACTGCCTCGAACCTTTTGATTATTTTAAATGCCATTGA
- the paaC gene encoding 1,2-phenylacetyl-CoA epoxidase subunit PaaC, with the protein MSALFNYLLKFADDSFIMGQRLSEWCGEGPYLEEDIALTNIALDELGQANNFYQYASRVADNGKSEDDLAFLRYEHEYVNAHWVELPNEDYAQTILKVYVFSVYQKLMYESLSSSADEELSALAQKSLKEVKYHYTHTASWMKIFAQGTEESRERLVKGIENIWEYTQGLFAKVEGEDDLIALNIAPNVDELYEQFVAITEKDFQEFGLEYPKDHFMQPKSRTGYHTEYFGYILCELQYMQRAYPGCTW; encoded by the coding sequence ATGAGTGCATTATTCAATTATTTATTAAAGTTTGCCGATGATAGTTTTATCATGGGACAAAGGCTGTCTGAATGGTGTGGTGAAGGCCCCTATTTAGAAGAAGATATTGCATTGACAAATATTGCATTGGATGAGTTGGGCCAGGCCAATAATTTTTATCAGTATGCTTCAAGAGTGGCTGATAATGGAAAAAGCGAAGATGATTTGGCATTTTTACGATATGAACATGAATATGTCAATGCCCATTGGGTAGAACTTCCCAACGAAGATTATGCACAGACTATTCTTAAGGTTTATGTTTTTTCTGTTTATCAGAAACTCATGTATGAATCATTGTCAAGCTCAGCAGATGAAGAATTGTCAGCTCTTGCTCAGAAATCTCTGAAAGAAGTGAAGTATCATTATACGCATACAGCATCATGGATGAAGATTTTTGCTCAGGGAACAGAAGAAAGCCGTGAGCGTTTGGTTAAAGGGATTGAAAATATTTGGGAATATACCCAAGGTCTTTTTGCTAAAGTAGAAGGTGAGGATGACCTGATTGCTTTAAATATTGCTCCAAACGTTGATGAACTATATGAGCAGTTTGTTGCCATTACGGAAAAAGATTTTCAGGAGTTTGGATTAGAATATCCTAAAGATCATTTTATGCAGCCTAAATCAAGAACCGGATATCATACAGAATATTTTGGATATATACTTTGCGAATTACAATACATGCAGAGAGCATATCCGGGATGTACATGGTAG
- the paaB gene encoding 1,2-phenylacetyl-CoA epoxidase subunit PaaB, translating into MANLDIWEVFIQTKPGLSHKHAGTVQAPTAEMALQNARDVYTRRKEGTCVWVVPSKYIVSSEGMDQEAFFDPADDKLYRHPTFYDIPNDVKNM; encoded by the coding sequence ATGGCAAATTTAGATATATGGGAAGTGTTTATCCAGACTAAACCGGGATTATCCCACAAACACGCCGGAACTGTTCAGGCACCAACAGCAGAGATGGCTTTGCAGAATGCAAGAGATGTATATACCAGGAGAAAAGAAGGAACCTGCGTTTGGGTAGTTCCAAGTAAATATATTGTAAGCTCAGAAGGAATGGATCAGGAAGCTTTCTTTGATCCTGCAGATGACAAGCTTTATCGTCATCCAACTTTCTATGATATTCCTAACGATGTAAAAAATATGTAA
- the paaA gene encoding 1,2-phenylacetyl-CoA epoxidase subunit PaaA, producing the protein MDLEKFVQYVHDENKVEPKDIMPDDYRKLLVRQISQHAHSEIVGMLPEANWISRAPSLRRKMALLAKVQDEAGHGLYLYAATETLGNGTIRADRDATYEDMLEGKAKYSSIFNYPTLSWADIGAIGWLVDGAAIMNQVMLMGNSYGPYSRAMVRICKEESFHQRQGYEILMALCRGTKQQKEMAQASLNRFWWPALMMFGPNDDSSPNSKISMNYRVKRESNDSLRQRFIDVTVSQAEFLGLTIPDKDLKWNEEREHYDFGELPWDEFMTILKGNGPCNKKRLQTKVKAQKENLWVKEAAAAFAEKQEKEVI; encoded by the coding sequence ATGGACTTAGAAAAATTTGTTCAATACGTTCACGACGAAAATAAAGTTGAACCAAAAGATATTATGCCTGATGATTACAGGAAGCTATTGGTTCGCCAGATTTCACAGCATGCACATTCCGAAATTGTAGGAATGCTGCCTGAAGCCAACTGGATTTCCAGAGCGCCTTCTTTAAGAAGGAAAATGGCTCTTTTAGCGAAAGTTCAGGATGAAGCAGGACACGGGCTATACCTTTATGCTGCAACTGAAACCCTTGGAAACGGAACCATCAGAGCAGACAGAGATGCAACGTATGAAGATATGTTGGAAGGAAAAGCCAAATACTCCAGTATTTTTAATTACCCGACATTAAGCTGGGCGGATATAGGTGCAATTGGCTGGCTGGTAGATGGTGCAGCAATTATGAATCAGGTAATGCTGATGGGGAATTCTTATGGACCTTACTCCAGAGCAATGGTTAGAATCTGTAAAGAAGAATCTTTTCACCAAAGACAAGGGTATGAAATTTTAATGGCTCTTTGTCGTGGAACGAAACAACAGAAAGAAATGGCCCAAGCTTCATTAAACCGTTTCTGGTGGCCTGCTCTTATGATGTTTGGACCTAATGATGATAGCTCTCCTAACTCTAAAATTTCTATGAATTATAGGGTGAAAAGAGAAAGTAATGACAGCCTTCGCCAGAGATTTATTGATGTTACGGTTTCACAGGCTGAATTCTTAGGATTGACTATTCCGGATAAGGACCTGAAATGGAATGAAGAAAGAGAACATTATGATTTCGGAGAACTTCCATGGGATGAATTCATGACCATTCTGAAAGGAAACGGCCCATGTAATAAGAAAAGATTACAAACTAAAGTGAAAGCGCAGAAAGAAAACCTTTGGGTAAAAGAAGCAGCGGCAGCTTTTGCGGAGAAACAAGAAAAAGAAGTAATATAA
- a CDS encoding 2Fe-2S iron-sulfur cluster-binding protein, which produces MNSFYKLKTVKVQKDTHEAVNVAVEVPEELKDKFRFKQGQYLNFRMMIDGNEERRSYSICNAPSEKSNTLEVLVKLLEGGKVSGYFNEHLHMDEVLEVMPPMGGFNTTYHPTNTKTYVGLAAGSGISPVLSNIKESLYQEPNSNAYLFYSNRSMNHVMKKAEIDKLVEQFKGRLSVVYLVSREKHEDPIFEGRISPEKLDHLFERYTDINIQEATYFICGPADMIKGISDYLKKEKKVPAIQVLYEYFTAPDEENSEEMSEEFKAIANIESMVTLIIDDDEYSFHLNSKKESILDKALKDNLPVPFACKGGVCCTCKAEVLEGEVFMEKNFALTEDEVARGYVLTCQCHPTTNVVMLNYDV; this is translated from the coding sequence ATGAATTCATTTTATAAATTAAAAACTGTAAAAGTTCAGAAAGATACTCATGAAGCTGTTAATGTTGCAGTGGAAGTTCCTGAGGAGTTGAAAGATAAATTCAGATTCAAACAGGGGCAGTATCTGAACTTCCGAATGATGATTGATGGAAATGAAGAGAGACGTTCTTACTCTATCTGTAATGCTCCAAGTGAAAAAAGTAACACGCTGGAAGTATTGGTAAAGCTTTTAGAAGGAGGAAAAGTTTCAGGATACTTTAATGAGCATCTTCATATGGATGAAGTACTAGAGGTAATGCCGCCAATGGGAGGATTCAATACAACGTACCACCCAACGAATACCAAAACTTATGTTGGTTTAGCTGCAGGAAGTGGAATCAGCCCAGTTCTTTCCAATATTAAAGAAAGCCTTTATCAGGAACCCAATAGTAATGCTTACCTGTTCTATAGTAACAGAAGCATGAACCATGTAATGAAAAAAGCGGAAATAGATAAGTTGGTAGAGCAGTTTAAAGGAAGGCTGTCGGTTGTTTATCTGGTAAGCCGTGAAAAGCATGAAGATCCTATTTTTGAAGGGAGAATTTCTCCTGAAAAATTAGATCACTTATTTGAAAGGTATACAGATATTAATATTCAGGAGGCAACCTATTTCATTTGTGGTCCTGCAGATATGATCAAAGGGATTTCCGATTATTTAAAGAAAGAGAAAAAGGTGCCTGCTATTCAGGTTTTATATGAATACTTTACTGCTCCGGATGAAGAAAATTCTGAGGAGATGAGTGAGGAATTTAAAGCCATTGCCAACATAGAAAGTATGGTAACGCTGATTATTGATGATGATGAATATTCATTCCATCTTAATTCTAAAAAAGAAAGTATCTTAGATAAAGCTTTAAAGGATAATCTTCCTGTACCTTTTGCTTGTAAAGGAGGAGTGTGCTGTACGTGTAAGGCAGAAGTTTTAGAAGGTGAAGTTTTTATGGAGAAAAATTTTGCTCTTACCGAAGATGAGGTAGCAAGAGGCTACGTTCTGACATGTCAATGTCACCCGACAACCAATGTGGTGATGCTTAATTACGACGTTTAA
- a CDS encoding phenylacetate--CoA ligase family protein produces the protein MDFSVEYLKLDQLRGLQSERLINLVGYLEERSDFYKEKFNELGISTQEIRSIEDISKLPITYKQDLRNNYPFGLFTVPKNELQRIHCSSGTTGKPTVVGYTKEDVDLFSEVVARSLNAAGAKPGMQLHNAYGYGIFTGGLGLHYGAEKLGMSVLPISGGMTARQVDLIMDFKPEVICCSPSYALTIANEFANRGISANEISLQYAVLGSEPWTEIIRNHIEERLGVHATNIYGLSEIIGPGVSMEDFEEKGGSYIWEDHFYPEILDPVTKQPVPFGEEGVLVITTLTKKAMPLLRYWTNDITSLYYDENSKRSMVKMRPLLGRADDMLIVRGVNVYPSQIEEAFSHVKGVVPNYYLTPIEKEHMCVALDIDLEIDDEFVKSQQVEPNTDDYGIFVGNFGKNIENEIKRRVGITTKVKIHAQDSLPKCEGGKINRILKKK, from the coding sequence ATGGATTTTTCAGTTGAATATTTAAAGCTCGACCAATTGAGAGGGCTTCAATCTGAGCGATTGATAAATCTGGTCGGTTATCTTGAAGAGAGATCGGATTTTTATAAGGAGAAGTTTAATGAGTTGGGAATATCGACTCAGGAGATTAGATCAATTGAAGACATTTCAAAACTACCCATTACTTATAAGCAGGATTTAAGAAATAACTATCCATTTGGATTATTCACTGTTCCTAAAAATGAGCTGCAAAGGATTCATTGCTCAAGCGGAACTACAGGAAAGCCAACGGTAGTAGGATATACAAAAGAAGATGTTGATCTTTTTAGTGAAGTCGTAGCAAGGTCTCTGAATGCAGCAGGAGCAAAGCCCGGAATGCAATTGCATAATGCGTATGGTTATGGTATTTTTACCGGTGGATTGGGACTGCACTATGGTGCTGAAAAACTGGGGATGAGTGTTCTTCCTATTTCAGGTGGAATGACAGCGAGACAGGTGGATTTAATTATGGATTTTAAACCAGAGGTTATCTGCTGTTCTCCATCTTATGCTTTGACGATTGCAAATGAATTTGCCAATCGTGGAATTTCCGCTAATGAAATCAGTTTGCAGTATGCTGTATTGGGCTCCGAGCCATGGACAGAGATTATCAGGAATCATATTGAGGAAAGATTAGGAGTTCATGCCACTAATATTTATGGATTGAGTGAAATTATAGGTCCCGGAGTTTCTATGGAGGATTTTGAAGAAAAAGGAGGATCTTATATTTGGGAAGACCACTTCTATCCGGAAATTTTAGATCCTGTCACTAAACAGCCGGTTCCTTTTGGGGAAGAAGGGGTATTAGTGATCACAACCTTAACGAAGAAAGCGATGCCTCTTTTAAGATATTGGACGAACGATATTACCAGTCTGTATTATGATGAAAATTCTAAAAGAAGCATGGTGAAAATGAGACCTCTTTTAGGAAGAGCTGATGATATGCTGATTGTGAGAGGAGTTAATGTATATCCAAGCCAGATTGAAGAAGCATTCTCCCATGTTAAGGGAGTTGTACCTAATTATTATCTGACACCGATTGAAAAGGAACATATGTGTGTAGCGTTAGATATTGATCTGGAAATTGATGATGAATTTGTAAAGTCTCAACAAGTTGAACCTAATACCGATGATTATGGTATTTTTGTTGGGAATTTTGGAAAAAATATAGAAAACGAAATAAAAAGACGGGTAGGAATAACCACAAAAGTGAAAATTCATGCCCAGGACAGTTTGCCTAAGTGCGAAGGTGGAAAAATTAATAGAATACTTAAGAAAAAATGA
- a CDS encoding TetR/AcrR family transcriptional regulator, whose translation MELKEKQRKILDEAVQLFKEKGYMGSSVRDLATKLNIKAASLYAHIRSKEEILEWICFGIAQDFFVELQEVQNTDINPKDKLNLFIEKHLSVVLKNPDVTHIYSNEWKHLDERLPEFVELRKKYQQEVEQLISSIYEAEKWELRSPVFTTRFILHTLNNSYFWFKRNTESTREITDEIRDKILFGLLGNQK comes from the coding sequence ATGGAACTTAAAGAAAAACAAAGGAAAATTTTAGACGAAGCCGTTCAGCTTTTTAAAGAGAAAGGCTATATGGGCAGCTCTGTACGGGACCTGGCTACCAAACTCAATATAAAAGCAGCTTCTTTATATGCACATATCCGTTCCAAGGAAGAGATTCTGGAATGGATTTGCTTTGGAATTGCGCAGGATTTCTTTGTTGAGCTCCAGGAAGTACAAAATACGGATATTAACCCTAAAGATAAACTGAATCTTTTTATTGAAAAGCATTTATCAGTTGTACTCAAAAATCCGGACGTTACCCATATCTATTCTAATGAATGGAAGCATTTGGACGAAAGACTCCCGGAGTTTGTTGAATTAAGAAAAAAATATCAGCAGGAAGTTGAACAGCTGATTTCTTCAATATACGAAGCTGAAAAATGGGAACTGCGATCTCCTGTTTTTACTACACGATTTATTCTTCATACGCTTAATAACTCTTATTTCTGGTTCAAAAGAAATACAGAATCGACTAGAGAGATTACTGATGAAATTAGAGATAAAATACTTTTTGGACTTCTCGGAAACCAAAAATAA
- the clpB gene encoding ATP-dependent chaperone ClpB codes for MNLNQYTVKSQEAIQAAQQVAMELGNQSIEPQHLLEGIFQVDENISPFLLKKSEADANLVRERNRESLESLPKVQGGNIYLSQSANKVLLDAPNIAKKMGDEYVTIEHLWLSLLETNSEVSKMLKDMGVTKSLLEGAIKELRKGSKATSASSEETYQSLNKYAKNFNELAAEGKLDPVIGRDEEIRRVLQILSRRTKNNPILIGEPGVGKTAIAEGIAHRIINGDVPENLMDKTLYSLDMGALIAGAKYKGEFEERLKSVVNEVIKSDGQIILFIDEIHTLVGAGGGDGAMDAANILKPALARGELRAIGATTLNEYQKYFEKDKALERRFQKVMVEEPDTESAISILRGIKDKYEAHHKVRIKDEAIIAAVEMSQRYISDRFLPDKAIDLIDEASAKLRMEINSKPEELDVLDRKLMQMEIELAAISREGNQTKIDHLKEDISKISEQRNEINAKWLKEKQKSEDLTQIKKDIESLKLEAERASRAGDYAKVAEIQYGKIKEKEDDLEKLELEMQNHQNELIKEEVTAENISEVIGKWTGIPVTKLLQSEREKLLHLETELHHRVVGQEEAIQAVADAIRRNRAGLSDEKKPIGSFLFLGTTGVGKTELAKALAEFLFDDENNMTRIDMSEYQERHSVSRLVGAPPGYVGYDEGGQLTEAVRRRPYSVVLLDEIEKAHPDVFNTLLQVLDDGRLTDNKGRVVNFKNSIIIMTSNLGSHLIQENFEHLTDENREEVIEKTKDEVFDLLKQTLRPEFLNRIDEIVLFQPLNKKEIGKIVQYQLRGFNEMLAKRNIIMTATQDAVDYLMNKGYDPAFGARPLKRVIQQEALNKLSKEILAGNVNDGDRITLDYFDETGLVFRPSEK; via the coding sequence ATGAACTTAAACCAATATACTGTAAAATCACAAGAAGCCATTCAGGCAGCACAGCAAGTTGCCATGGAGCTAGGTAATCAAAGCATAGAACCACAACATCTCCTTGAAGGAATTTTCCAGGTAGATGAAAATATCTCACCTTTCTTATTAAAGAAATCTGAGGCTGACGCTAATTTGGTAAGAGAACGAAACCGCGAAAGTTTAGAAAGCCTTCCTAAAGTACAGGGAGGAAACATCTACCTTTCACAATCTGCCAATAAAGTTTTATTAGATGCTCCCAACATCGCTAAAAAAATGGGAGACGAATATGTAACGATTGAACATTTATGGTTATCTCTTTTAGAAACTAATTCTGAGGTTTCTAAAATGTTGAAAGATATGGGAGTAACCAAAAGTTTACTCGAAGGTGCAATAAAAGAATTAAGAAAAGGAAGCAAAGCTACTTCTGCAAGTTCAGAAGAAACTTATCAATCCTTAAACAAATATGCCAAAAACTTCAACGAGTTAGCGGCTGAAGGGAAACTGGATCCGGTAATCGGGCGTGATGAAGAAATCAGAAGAGTATTACAGATCCTTTCAAGAAGAACAAAAAACAACCCTATCTTAATCGGAGAACCCGGGGTTGGTAAAACTGCGATTGCCGAAGGAATTGCACACAGAATTATTAACGGCGACGTCCCTGAAAACCTAATGGATAAGACATTATATTCATTAGATATGGGTGCCTTAATTGCTGGTGCTAAGTATAAAGGAGAATTTGAAGAGCGATTAAAATCCGTTGTGAACGAGGTGATTAAATCGGACGGACAAATCATCCTTTTCATTGATGAAATTCATACTTTGGTTGGAGCCGGAGGTGGAGATGGTGCCATGGATGCTGCCAATATATTAAAGCCGGCATTAGCAAGAGGAGAATTAAGAGCTATCGGAGCAACTACTTTAAATGAATATCAAAAGTATTTTGAAAAAGACAAAGCTCTTGAAAGACGTTTCCAGAAAGTAATGGTAGAAGAGCCGGATACAGAATCCGCAATCTCTATTCTTCGTGGTATTAAAGATAAATATGAGGCCCATCATAAAGTAAGAATCAAAGATGAAGCAATCATTGCTGCAGTAGAAATGTCTCAGCGATATATTTCAGACAGATTTTTACCGGATAAGGCTATTGACCTTATTGATGAGGCTTCGGCAAAATTAAGAATGGAAATCAATTCCAAGCCGGAGGAACTGGATGTTTTAGACAGAAAGTTAATGCAGATGGAAATTGAATTGGCTGCCATTTCAAGAGAAGGTAACCAAACTAAAATTGACCATTTAAAAGAAGATATTTCAAAAATTTCTGAGCAGAGAAATGAAATCAATGCGAAATGGTTAAAAGAAAAACAGAAAAGTGAAGATCTCACACAGATCAAAAAAGATATTGAATCTCTGAAACTTGAAGCTGAAAGAGCTTCCAGAGCTGGAGATTATGCAAAGGTTGCTGAAATTCAGTACGGAAAGATTAAAGAAAAAGAAGATGATTTGGAGAAGCTGGAACTGGAGATGCAAAATCATCAGAATGAACTGATTAAAGAAGAAGTGACTGCAGAAAACATTTCTGAAGTCATTGGAAAATGGACCGGTATTCCGGTAACCAAACTTCTTCAGTCTGAAAGAGAAAAATTATTACATCTCGAAACCGAGCTGCACCACAGAGTGGTAGGACAAGAAGAAGCTATCCAGGCTGTTGCTGATGCTATCAGAAGAAACAGGGCAGGATTAAGTGACGAGAAAAAACCTATCGGATCATTCCTGTTTTTAGGAACAACCGGGGTTGGTAAAACTGAGTTGGCTAAGGCTTTAGCAGAGTTTTTATTTGACGATGAAAACAATATGACGAGAATTGATATGAGTGAATATCAGGAACGTCATTCTGTTTCAAGATTAGTAGGAGCGCCTCCGGGATATGTAGGATATGATGAAGGAGGACAATTGACAGAAGCAGTAAGAAGAAGACCTTATTCTGTGGTTCTTTTAGATGAAATCGAAAAAGCCCATCCTGATGTTTTCAATACCTTATTACAGGTTTTGGATGATGGCCGTTTAACAGACAACAAAGGACGCGTTGTGAATTTCAAGAACTCAATTATCATTATGACTTCCAACCTGGGGTCACATCTGATCCAGGAAAACTTTGAACATCTCACAGATGAAAACAGAGAAGAGGTTATAGAGAAAACAAAAGATGAAGTTTTTGACTTATTAAAGCAAACCTTACGTCCGGAGTTCTTAAACAGAATTGATGAAATTGTATTGTTCCAGCCGTTAAACAAAAAAGAAATCGGAAAAATCGTTCAATACCAATTGAGAGGATTTAATGAAATGCTGGCAAAACGAAACATCATCATGACAGCTACTCAAGATGCTGTAGACTATTTGATGAATAAGGGCTATGATCCGGCTTTCGGAGCCAGACCTTTAAAAAGAGTAATCCAACAGGAAGCGTTAAATAAACTTTCAAAAGAGATTCTTGCAGGGAACGTCAATGACGGAGATCGAATCACTCTGGATTATTTCGACGAAACAGGGCTGGTTTTCAGACCTTCAGAAAAATAA
- a CDS encoding sensor histidine kinase: MGKTELLITIILFNIFFVLFVAAVMVYIRKYKQRKKEYLNEIEIKNEIHQKELLATQLEIQQATMQQIGRELHDNIGQKLTLVSLYTQQLLYENKVPEVSERIEQVSQIINQSLQDLRSLSKTLTDDNINQKEIVTLIQEEVDNTNAFKKCRVIFEHNFQQLDLGFVHKNVLLRITQEFIQNSIKHAHCKNIFINLNTSEDILWELNIKDDGIGFDQAHTTSNGIGLTNMKNRAKIIGADFSMESQKNIGTTLNIILKKQP, encoded by the coding sequence ATGGGGAAAACAGAGCTCTTAATAACAATAATTTTATTCAATATATTCTTTGTCTTGTTTGTAGCTGCCGTAATGGTATACATCAGAAAATATAAGCAACGTAAAAAAGAGTATCTCAATGAAATTGAAATAAAAAATGAAATTCACCAGAAAGAGCTATTGGCTACTCAATTGGAAATCCAGCAGGCAACAATGCAACAAATCGGAAGAGAGCTCCATGATAATATCGGGCAGAAATTAACCCTGGTAAGTTTGTACACCCAACAGCTGCTATACGAGAACAAAGTACCTGAAGTAAGTGAAAGAATCGAGCAGGTTTCGCAAATTATCAATCAATCACTACAGGATCTCAGGAGTCTTTCAAAAACCCTGACTGATGATAATATCAACCAAAAGGAAATTGTAACTTTGATACAGGAAGAAGTTGACAATACCAATGCATTCAAAAAATGCAGAGTAATTTTTGAACACAACTTCCAACAGCTCGATTTGGGGTTTGTCCATAAAAATGTATTGCTCAGGATCACTCAGGAATTTATTCAAAACAGTATAAAACATGCTCACTGTAAAAATATTTTCATTAACCTGAATACATCCGAAGATATACTTTGGGAACTGAATATCAAAGATGATGGAATTGGATTTGATCAAGCCCATACTACATCCAACGGAATTGGATTAACCAATATGAAAAACAGAGCAAAAATAATCGGAGCAGACTTTAGCATGGAAAGTCAGAAGAACATAGGAACTACACTCAATATTATCTTAAAAAAACAACCATGA
- a CDS encoding response regulator transcription factor: MKKTIVIVDDHVLIAKALEGIIDNFKDFEVIYVCENGKDLIQKFENNSKIPDIILLDISMPIMDGFETVLWLKENQPDIKVMALSMQGDDKSVIKMIKNGAKGYLLKNTHPKDLETALIKLNTEGFFYPEWASRIIFSNMNNEQEIKNTVRISDREKEFLKYTVTELSYKEIADKMCCSPRTVESYRDQLCEKLDLKTRVGLAVFAIKNGFD, translated from the coding sequence ATGAAAAAAACAATTGTTATCGTTGATGACCATGTACTTATTGCAAAAGCACTGGAAGGAATTATTGATAACTTTAAAGATTTTGAGGTGATTTATGTTTGTGAAAACGGAAAAGACCTTATTCAGAAATTTGAGAATAACAGCAAAATTCCTGATATTATTCTTTTGGACATCAGCATGCCTATTATGGATGGCTTTGAAACCGTACTCTGGCTAAAAGAGAATCAACCCGACATCAAGGTAATGGCTCTAAGCATGCAAGGTGATGATAAAAGCGTCATCAAAATGATAAAAAACGGAGCTAAAGGCTATCTTTTAAAAAACACCCACCCTAAAGATCTGGAAACCGCACTTATCAAATTAAACACTGAGGGATTTTTCTATCCTGAATGGGCGTCACGAATTATTTTCTCCAACATGAATAATGAACAGGAAATTAAAAATACAGTGAGGATTTCCGATCGTGAAAAAGAGTTCTTAAAGTATACTGTTACCGAACTTAGCTACAAAGAGATCGCCGATAAGATGTGTTGTAGTCCAAGAACGGTAGAAAGCTACAGAGACCAACTATGTGAAAAATTAGACTTAAAAACAAGAGTAGGCTTAGCTGTATTCGCAATTAAAAATGGTTTTGATTAA